The Crocosphaera sp. UHCC 0190 DNA window CGGTATCAGCGGCGATGGTATCGTAGGGTTGCTTGGTATGTTGGGACAACATTTCATTCAGTCGCCGCTTGATATAGAGAATCTCTTTAGCTTGAATGGCGATTTCTACGGCCTGCCCCTGTGCGCCTCCTAGGGGTTGGTGAATCATGATGCGAGAACTGGGTAAAGCCATGCGCTTTCCTTGAGTTCCCCCAGATAATAAAAAGGCTCCCATACTGGCCGCCAGTCCAAAGCAGATGGTGACGACATCAGGGCGAATTTGCTGCATCGTATCGTAAATCGCTAATCCAGCGTAGACGGAACCCCCTGGAGAGTTAATGTAGAGTTGAATATCTTTTTCGGGGTCTTCAGCGTCTAAAAATAGGAGTTGAGCAACAATTGAGTCCGCCACTTGATCATCAACGGGGGTTCCCAGGAACACAATTCGCTCTCTTAGTAGTCTTGAATAAATATCAAAGGCTCTTTCTCCGACTCCAGATTGCTCGACGACCATCGGTACCACATTTTGGGTCGTGGCGTTAATGTCTGATGGGCGTTGGCTGGACATTGAATAATCTAGGGATCTCGATTGAATCATAGCCTTCAACAGTAATAGGAATCAAATATTTAGATAATTGGCTAGGCGTTTTTGCTTAAACGTCTTTAAACTGGCGTGCCTAATTTTTTTTAGATAGGAAGATGTCCCAGGGTGACTTAAATGATAAATCTATTCTGGATCTCGTTCATCCTAGCACAAATAGACGGCTCATGGGTCAGCCGTCTGGGCTAAATTCGACTTAAATAATGAAGTTTTAGTCGTCTGTGTTTTCAGATACCTCAGCTTCGATGGTAGTTTCTGTTTCACCCTCTTCTGAGTCTTCTGTTTCTGCTTTTAAGGTACCTTGAGGAACTAATTCTACGGTGGCTTGTTCTTGTAACCAATCTAGGGTTTTCTCGGTAAGCAATTCTTCTGCCACAAATTCCTTTAACTTGTCGGGATCAACGTCCTGTCCTGATAATTGCTCTTGTACTTTGTTAATTCTTTCTTCAAGAGCAGCATCATCTACGATTATGGATTCAACTTTAGCCAGTTCTTGGAGAATTAAGGTTTGTTTCAACCTTTGTACTGCTTCAGGACGAGCATTTTCCCGTAATTTGGGCAGGTTTTCCTGGGTAAATAGTTGGCGAAGATCGAGGCCCATTTGTTCCATTTGCATGGCCGTTTGTGTAAGGACTCTGGTGACTTCTTCTTGAACCAGGGT harbors:
- the clpP gene encoding ATP-dependent Clp endopeptidase proteolytic subunit ClpP yields the protein MIQSRSLDYSMSSQRPSDINATTQNVVPMVVEQSGVGERAFDIYSRLLRERIVFLGTPVDDQVADSIVAQLLFLDAEDPEKDIQLYINSPGGSVYAGLAIYDTMQQIRPDVVTICFGLAASMGAFLLSGGTQGKRMALPSSRIMIHQPLGGAQGQAVEIAIQAKEILYIKRRLNEMLSQHTKQPYDTIAADTERDFFMSAQEAKDYGLIDKVISRQDLSDPTVPVTSLN